A stretch of Paludisphaera borealis DNA encodes these proteins:
- a CDS encoding substrate-binding domain-containing protein, producing the protein MSEEPRLENVVRAFRERRGWSQQDLSARAGLSRAGVSAIETGRLAPSTAAALALSKALGCAVEDLFRLRSASTVEVGDGPWAWPPPPSRSACRYWRATLGGRTLAYPVEVSPLGLPAHDGVFRDGVFEDLPHVDADRTLVVACCDPAVGLLAEALARTDGVRLIVLSRSSRSALDLLSRGLVHAAGVHLVRADDAAGNIDAVRAAEPDLGAFRLLRVADWDEGIALAPSLRVSTFREAVRSPIRWISREAGSGARACLDEVFMEAEGGTPPPSLGAARDHRGVAAAIRDGWADAGVCLRLASDEADLAFLTVRREAYDLCFPDSLDADPRIRALVKAVRSTPYRRLLADLPGYDASATGSLQKARGPRERAT; encoded by the coding sequence ATGAGCGAGGAGCCGAGGCTGGAGAACGTGGTTCGGGCGTTCCGCGAGCGCCGGGGGTGGTCGCAGCAAGACCTGTCGGCCCGGGCCGGGCTGTCGCGCGCGGGGGTCAGTGCGATCGAGACGGGCCGGCTGGCGCCATCGACGGCGGCGGCCCTGGCGTTGTCGAAGGCGCTCGGCTGCGCGGTCGAGGACCTGTTCCGGCTCCGGTCGGCTTCGACGGTCGAGGTCGGCGACGGCCCCTGGGCCTGGCCCCCGCCGCCGTCGCGGTCGGCCTGCCGCTACTGGCGGGCGACGCTGGGAGGTCGGACCCTGGCGTATCCGGTCGAGGTCTCGCCGCTGGGACTGCCGGCGCACGACGGGGTGTTCCGCGACGGCGTGTTCGAAGACCTGCCGCACGTCGACGCCGACCGGACGCTGGTCGTGGCCTGCTGTGATCCGGCCGTCGGGCTGCTGGCCGAGGCTTTGGCCCGGACTGACGGCGTCCGGCTGATCGTCCTGAGTCGGTCGAGCCGCTCGGCCCTCGATCTGCTGTCCCGCGGCCTGGTCCACGCGGCGGGCGTCCACCTGGTCCGGGCCGACGACGCGGCTGGGAACATCGACGCGGTGCGAGCCGCCGAGCCGGATCTCGGCGCGTTCCGCCTGCTCCGAGTGGCCGACTGGGACGAGGGGATCGCCCTGGCTCCGTCCCTGCGGGTCTCGACGTTCCGCGAGGCCGTCCGGTCGCCGATCCGTTGGATCAGCCGCGAGGCGGGCTCGGGCGCCCGCGCCTGCCTGGACGAGGTCTTCATGGAGGCCGAGGGGGGAACGCCGCCGCCGTCGCTGGGGGCCGCCCGCGACCACCGGGGCGTGGCCGCCGCGATCCGCGACGGCTGGGCCGACGCCGGCGTCTGCCTGCGACTGGCCAGCGACGAGGCCGACCTCGCGTTCCTGACCGTCCGCCGCGAGGCCTACGACCTCTGCTTCCCCGATTCGCTCGACGCCGACCCGCGCATCCGGGCGCTCGTCAAGGCCGTCCGGTCGACCCCCTATCGCCGCCTCCTGGCCGACCTCCCCGGCTACGACGCCTCGGCGACCGGCTCGCTTCAAAAAGCGCGCGGGCCGCGCGAGCGAGCGACGTGA
- a CDS encoding neutral zinc metallopeptidase, whose translation MRWQGERESENVEDRRGLSTGAMVGGGIGTLIIILLGLFLGIDPQPLLRVMQGAGGPAGGEAPSRSSATSRPRKSSRASSSRPRWP comes from the coding sequence ATGCGCTGGCAAGGTGAACGTGAGAGTGAGAACGTCGAGGACCGTCGCGGGCTCTCGACGGGCGCCATGGTCGGCGGCGGGATCGGGACGCTGATCATCATCCTTCTGGGCTTGTTCTTGGGGATCGACCCCCAACCGCTGCTCCGGGTGATGCAGGGGGCCGGCGGTCCGGCGGGGGGGGAGGCGCCCAGCAGAAGCAGCGCGACCTCACGCCCGAGGAAATCGAGCAGGGCAAGTTCGTCAAGGCCACGCTGGCCATGA
- a CDS encoding neutral zinc metallopeptidase: MEQGKFVKATLAMTEDVWNEQFAKMGRKYQEPTLVLFSDQVRTEGCGFASSAVGPFYCPGDQKVYIDLTFYDELKRKFKAPGEFAQAYVVAHEIGHHVQNLLGISEKISSMQRQADKAEANRLSVMLELQADFFAGVWAHHIEKKRHVLESGDIESGLRAATAIGDDALQKQAQGYVVPDSFTHGTSAQRVKWFSKGLQTGDVNQGDTFNAPDL, translated from the coding sequence ATCGAGCAGGGCAAGTTCGTCAAGGCCACGCTGGCCATGACCGAGGACGTCTGGAACGAGCAGTTCGCCAAGATGGGGCGGAAATATCAGGAGCCCACGCTCGTCCTCTTCTCCGACCAGGTCAGGACCGAAGGCTGCGGGTTCGCCAGCTCGGCCGTCGGCCCGTTCTACTGCCCGGGCGACCAGAAGGTCTACATCGACCTGACCTTCTACGACGAGCTGAAGCGCAAGTTCAAGGCGCCCGGCGAGTTCGCCCAGGCGTACGTGGTCGCCCACGAGATCGGCCACCACGTCCAGAACCTGCTGGGGATCAGCGAGAAGATCTCGAGCATGCAGCGCCAGGCCGACAAGGCCGAGGCCAACCGGCTGTCGGTGATGCTTGAGCTTCAGGCCGACTTCTTCGCCGGCGTCTGGGCCCACCACATCGAGAAGAAGCGGCACGTCCTCGAAAGCGGCGACATCGAGTCGGGCCTCCGCGCCGCGACGGCCATCGGCGACGACGCGCTCCAGAAGCAGGCCCAGGGCTACGTCGTGCCCGACTCGTTCACGCATGGAACCTCGGCCCAGCGGGTCAAGTGGTTCAGCAAGGGGCTCCAGACCGGCGACGTCAACCAGGGCGACACCTTCAACGCCCCCGACCTGTAA
- a CDS encoding DUF1559 domain-containing protein: MKSDRAVRGFTLIELLVVIAIIAVLIALLLPAVQSAREAARRAQCSNNLKQIGLGLHNYVSAHNAFPPGRINSHIAGRGNTWGAYAQMLPQLELTTVFNAFNFNLSPDIDLANTTGAAIFIASFLCPSDPSPPQYAQANFGMHNYLLNVGNVYPVTTSPLDGSGQPLGITPNGVFYENTAVKISNLTDGLSNTAAISESLRSTPGIAFAADPLNGFVITGDNKTNGAPITNDADYQSLCVAPAASLVFQVTRGSKWHYGAPGHSMYNHRRVPNDARVDCRGGLPHSDKSDPFWSQLSLNITSRSKHPGGVQTLFADGHVQFIKNSISLPTWQALGSANGGEVVSSDSY; encoded by the coding sequence ATGAAGTCGGATCGAGCCGTTCGCGGGTTCACGTTGATCGAGCTTTTGGTGGTGATCGCGATCATCGCGGTCTTGATCGCGCTGTTGCTGCCGGCCGTGCAGTCGGCCCGTGAGGCCGCCCGGCGGGCGCAGTGCTCGAACAACCTCAAGCAGATCGGTCTGGGGCTGCACAATTACGTCTCGGCTCACAATGCATTCCCTCCCGGCCGGATCAACAGCCACATCGCCGGCCGGGGCAACACCTGGGGCGCCTACGCCCAGATGCTGCCGCAGCTTGAGCTGACGACGGTGTTCAACGCCTTCAACTTCAACCTATCCCCCGACATCGACCTGGCCAACACCACCGGGGCCGCGATCTTCATCGCGAGCTTCCTCTGCCCGAGCGATCCCAGCCCTCCGCAGTACGCCCAGGCCAACTTCGGGATGCACAATTATCTCCTCAACGTCGGCAATGTGTATCCGGTGACGACGAGCCCGCTCGACGGCTCGGGCCAGCCGCTGGGGATCACGCCCAATGGGGTCTTCTATGAGAATACGGCGGTCAAGATCTCGAACCTGACCGACGGCCTGTCGAACACGGCGGCGATCAGCGAGTCGCTTCGATCGACGCCCGGGATCGCCTTCGCGGCCGATCCGCTCAACGGCTTCGTCATCACCGGCGACAACAAGACGAACGGGGCGCCGATCACCAACGACGCCGACTACCAATCGCTTTGCGTGGCCCCCGCCGCGTCGCTCGTGTTTCAGGTTACGCGGGGGAGCAAGTGGCATTACGGCGCGCCCGGGCACAGCATGTACAACCATCGGCGCGTCCCCAACGACGCGCGGGTCGACTGCCGCGGCGGCCTGCCTCACAGCGACAAGAGCGACCCGTTCTGGAGCCAGCTCTCCCTCAACATCACCTCCCGCAGCAAGCACCCGGGCGGAGTGCAAACGCTCTTCGCCGACGGCCACGTCCAGTTCATCAAAAACTCGATCAGCCTCCCGACCTGGCAGGCGCTCGGCAGCGCCAACGGCGGCGAGGTCGTTTCGTCCGATAGTTATTGA
- a CDS encoding ThuA domain-containing protein yields MPLTLRDFGATRTGFRRFLVVWGVFATAASLVTAAEPAAKLPHVVFISGDEEYRSEESLPMLAKILDKTHGFRVSVCYALDPDGSINPDNLTNIAGLEALDDADLVVMYTRFRKLPDAQLARIVKYAESGKPMMGFRTASHAFKYDGGPHAAEMNEAWTRKIFGQKWITHHGHFGDGKELLTAVSIIPSEAKNPVLRGVSPFKTYSWLYHVEGGGDSLSGSPEKLLIGTALKSGHAKEHDRFPVTNPVAWTKTYTGKSGVPARVFFTTLGHPFDFKDESMRKLSLNGVFWALGLEDKIPPRV; encoded by the coding sequence ATGCCGCTCACGCTTCGGGATTTTGGTGCGACGAGGACGGGATTCCGTCGGTTTCTGGTCGTCTGGGGAGTTTTTGCAACGGCCGCTTCGCTTGTGACGGCCGCCGAACCGGCCGCGAAGCTGCCCCACGTCGTCTTCATCAGCGGCGACGAGGAGTACCGGAGCGAGGAATCGCTGCCGATGCTGGCGAAGATCCTCGACAAGACGCACGGGTTCCGGGTCTCGGTCTGCTACGCGCTCGACCCGGACGGCTCGATCAACCCCGACAACCTGACGAACATCGCCGGGCTGGAGGCGCTCGACGACGCCGACCTGGTCGTCATGTACACGAGGTTCCGCAAGCTGCCCGACGCTCAGCTCGCGCGGATCGTCAAGTACGCCGAGAGCGGCAAGCCGATGATGGGCTTCCGGACGGCCTCGCACGCCTTCAAGTACGACGGCGGTCCCCACGCGGCCGAGATGAACGAGGCGTGGACCCGGAAGATCTTCGGCCAGAAGTGGATTACCCACCACGGCCACTTCGGCGACGGCAAGGAGCTGCTGACCGCTGTCTCGATCATCCCATCGGAAGCCAAGAACCCGGTCCTGCGCGGGGTGTCGCCGTTCAAGACCTACTCGTGGCTGTACCACGTCGAGGGGGGCGGCGACAGCCTCTCCGGCTCGCCTGAAAAGCTCCTCATCGGCACGGCGCTCAAGTCGGGCCACGCCAAGGAGCACGACCGGTTCCCGGTCACCAATCCGGTCGCCTGGACCAAGACCTACACCGGCAAGAGTGGCGTCCCCGCCCGGGTCTTCTTCACGACCCTCGGCCACCCGTTCGACTTCAAAGACGAGTCGATGCGCAAGCTATCGCTCAACGGCGTCTTCTGGGCGCTCGGCCTGGAGGACAAAATCCCCCCGAGGGTGTGA
- a CDS encoding cytochrome c — protein MKSLICGVSMLALVVAGGLVSRQAGAADESVTSEVVMKKLFAGKTSASGILKAELKGEKPDWAKVKKAAETFTKYGPALGKNDAPRGEKASWDKLTKALADASKELETAAKKEDLKSVRETAAKIGKSCKGCHDAHKPED, from the coding sequence ATGAAGAGCCTGATCTGCGGTGTGAGCATGCTGGCCCTGGTCGTCGCGGGTGGACTGGTTTCCCGGCAGGCCGGAGCGGCCGACGAGTCGGTCACTTCGGAAGTGGTCATGAAGAAGCTGTTCGCGGGGAAGACCTCGGCGAGCGGCATTCTGAAGGCTGAGTTGAAGGGCGAGAAGCCCGACTGGGCGAAGGTCAAGAAGGCGGCTGAGACGTTCACCAAGTACGGCCCGGCCCTCGGCAAGAACGACGCGCCGCGCGGCGAGAAGGCGTCGTGGGACAAGCTGACCAAGGCCCTCGCCGACGCTTCCAAGGAGCTCGAGACGGCCGCCAAGAAGGAAGACCTCAAGTCGGTCCGCGAGACGGCCGCCAAGATCGGCAAGTCTTGCAAGGGTTGCCACGACGCGCACAAGCCGGAAGACTGA